In the genome of Bosea sp. BIWAKO-01, the window ACTGCTCTATGAGCGCTTGGGTGAGAGCACGCGCGGCGACGCGCCGCTTGCGGAGGACGATCCGAGCGGATAGAGCGCGGGAGCGGTTCGATAGGCCTGCCTGGGCAGGCTTGGGTGCTTCGGGAGGAGTTTCCTTCCGGATCTGGCCGGAAGAGATTTTTCTTTCTGCCGCAGCCCGGATATCGGCCTTGAAACACCCGCCTTCCGGGTCTTTATGATCCGGCAGGATGGACCGGGAAGGACTGGCGACATGACCTATGTGGTCACCGAAAACTGCATCAAGTGCAAGTACATGGACTGCGTCGAGGTCTGTCCCGTCGACTGTTTCTATGAAGGCGAGAACATGCTCGTCATCCATCCCGACGAGTGCATCGATTGCGGTGTCTGCGAGCCCGAATGTCCGGCCGAGGCGATCAAGCCCGATACCGAGCCCGGCCTTGAGAGCTGGTTGCAGCTCAACTCGAAATATGCGTCGAGCTGGCCGAACCTGACCCAGAAGAAAGACCCGCCGGCCGACGCCAAGGACTTTGATGGCGTGGCCGGAAAGCTCGAAGAACATTTCTCGCCGAACCCCGGCGAAGGCGACTGAATTTCACCCAAGGGGAAGAGGCTGAGCGATGAGCGCACCGGCGCTGCGACATGCAGTTCCGGTGTTAATCGGCGTTTACCTTTGATTCGGCGTGTTTTTTGTGATACACCTTTTCGTGCAGTCGAATTGGTTCCGCCTGCCCCTGCGAGGATTCATAAACGGGGCACCCCCATAGATACGGGATGACCAGGGCTTCCGGCAGAGGGCCGGAGCGTGGTGATTTTCGTGTTCGGTGGTCAAGTAGCAATCGGCTGAGGGAGCGTGAGGCTGCGGGTCCGTGACCGCTCGGTCGGGATTGCAACGCATCAGGCAGAGTGTCTCCGGTCATTCCGGCCGGGGACGTGTCATCGTGGGCCGTCTCAAGCGGTCCCGTCAGGAGTCGTAACGGCATGTCCACTGCGAAGAAAGCTGTTGTGCGCCAGGGTTTCAAGACGGGCGAGTTCGTCGTCTACCCGTCCCATGGCGTCGGCCAGATCACGGCGATCGAAGAGCAGGAGGTTGCCGGCTTCAAGCTTGAACTCTTCGTCGTCAGCTTTGCCAAGGACAAGATGACGCTGCGCGTTCCCACCGCCAAGGCTGTCAGCGTTGGCCTGCGCAAGCTTGCCGATACCGATATCGTCAGCAAGGCGCTGACCACGTTGACTGGCCGCGCCCGGATCAAGCGCACCATGTGGTCGCGCCGCGCCCAGGAATATGAGGCGAAGATCAATTCCGGCGATCTCGTCGCCATCGCCGAGGTCGTCCGCGATCTCTATCGTTCCGAGGCGCAGCCCGAGCAGTCCTATTCCGAGCGTCAGCTCTACGAGGCCGCGGTTGACCGCATGACCCGTGAGATCGCGGTCGTCGATGACGTGACCGAGACCGAAGCGCTGAAGAAGATCGAGGGCCAGCTCGCCAAGTCGCCGCGTCGTGCGGCCAAGGGCACCGAGGTCGACCCGGCTGATGCCGATCTCGAGAGCGATAATGACGATCTGCAGGAAGAAGCCGCCTGAGGCGATTCTTCCGGCATGATGCCAATCGACCCGGCGGGCAACCGCCGGGTTTTTTCTTGGCGAGATGGCTCCGGCATTTGCGCGTGAGAAGGGCGACGGATCGCTCTGGCGGCCCTGAGCGTCTTTCTCGTAATCCGGCGCCTGCTGGACCAGCCCGCCATCGTGCGCGGCCCGGTGGATCAGCCGGAGGGCTTTGATCTGCGTGACCCCGATCTGCGGCACCTGGCGAGATCGGGCGAGCGCCCGTGGGGCACTTCGCGGGCGGCAGTTCGGAAGCGGCGCGGGCAAGGTCGTTGCCGGGGCGGCGGCCCCCGCAGAAGTCGATCACGCCGGTTCTGCCGGTGGCGCCCGGGTGCCGTGGCGAGGAAAGCCAGGGCTGCCCGCGCGGGGGCAGCCCCTATTCGGCGACGATCTTGTAGCGCTGGCCGGGCGTCAGCTTGCTGTTGCGATCGAGCCCGTTCAGCAGCAGGAAGAGGTCGAACGCGCGATCCTGCGTCGCCATGCGGGCGGCGAGCGTCGCGGGCGTGTCGCCTTCGGAGGCGCTGACGATCCGCAATTGCAGAGGCTTCGTGGCCTGTGCTTCCGCTGCAGCCAGGACCCGGAAGCTGCTGAGCACGGCGCGCATCGGGCGCTCCGGATCGCTGCTGCCGCGGGCCGCTAGGATGAAGCGATAGACGCGATTGCCTGCCTGGATGGCGGCGAGCCTGAAGGTCCAGTCTGTCCCCTTGCCGCTGGCCAGGACAGCGGCCTGGCCGTCAACATCGAGCTTCTCGACGGGGCCAGTCTCGACCCCGTCGATCCAGCCGGAGGCAACATAGGATTCGAGGGTCTGGCCGGGCTTCAGTGTGACCGAATCAAAACGCAGCGCTTGAGCGCCGTTGCCGCTGACACCGATGACCATGTCGCGCGCCGCCTCGAGGTCGAACCCGTCGGGGGCAGCGAAGGTGATGCGCAACGTGCTGTTGAGATAGCGCCGGCCTCGCACCACGCCATCGCTCGGGTCGTCGCCATAGGCGATGCCGTCGATCGCAGCGAGCCAGCGGGCCGCGTCGCGCTCGCCAAGCCCCGGTGC includes:
- a CDS encoding CarD family transcriptional regulator yields the protein MSTAKKAVVRQGFKTGEFVVYPSHGVGQITAIEEQEVAGFKLELFVVSFAKDKMTLRVPTAKAVSVGLRKLADTDIVSKALTTLTGRARIKRTMWSRRAQEYEAKINSGDLVAIAEVVRDLYRSEAQPEQSYSERQLYEAAVDRMTREIAVVDDVTETEALKKIEGQLAKSPRRAAKGTEVDPADADLESDNDDLQEEAA
- the fdxA gene encoding ferredoxin FdxA, producing the protein MTYVVTENCIKCKYMDCVEVCPVDCFYEGENMLVIHPDECIDCGVCEPECPAEAIKPDTEPGLESWLQLNSKYASSWPNLTQKKDPPADAKDFDGVAGKLEEHFSPNPGEGD